In the genome of Photobacterium sp. TLY01, one region contains:
- the der gene encoding ribosome biogenesis GTPase Der, protein MIPVVALVGRPNVGKSTLFNRLTRTRDALVADFPGLTRDRKYGRAELEENEFIVIDTGGIDGSEEGVETKMAEQSLTAIEEADVVLFLVDGRAGLTASDEAIAKHLRSRQKPTFLVVNKIDGIDADSACADFWKLGVDDMYQIAAAQNRGVTALMERALAPFVEEWKARQAEEDDGFVDIESLDSADAIEKANLTEEDAEAAYKRLQEQPIKLAIIGRPNVGKSTLTNRILGEERVVVYDMPGTTRDSIYIPMERDGQEYVLIDTAGVRRRKNMNEAVEKFSVIQTLKAVEDANVVLLIIDARENISDQDLSLLGFALNSGRSLVIAVNKWDGLDNEVKERVKSELDRRLGFVDFARIHFISALHGTGVGHLYESVKEAYQSATKRISTSLLTRIMQMAQDDHQPPMIRGRRVKLKYAHAGGYNPPIVVVHGNQVNDLPGSYKRYLMNYFRKTLDLMGTPIRIHFHNSDNPFGNEKRQKLTVSQERQRKRLTNALKNRDRNQ, encoded by the coding sequence GTGATTCCTGTAGTTGCCCTTGTCGGGCGCCCGAACGTGGGTAAATCGACGTTGTTTAACCGTCTTACTCGCACCCGGGATGCGCTGGTCGCTGACTTTCCTGGCCTAACCAGGGATCGTAAGTACGGTCGAGCAGAGCTCGAAGAGAACGAATTCATTGTCATCGACACCGGCGGTATTGATGGCTCCGAGGAAGGTGTCGAGACCAAAATGGCGGAGCAATCGCTGACCGCCATTGAAGAAGCAGATGTTGTGCTGTTCCTGGTTGATGGCCGTGCTGGCCTGACCGCTTCGGATGAAGCCATTGCCAAGCACCTTCGCAGTCGTCAGAAGCCAACTTTTTTAGTTGTGAACAAGATTGACGGTATCGACGCTGACAGCGCCTGCGCGGATTTCTGGAAGCTGGGCGTGGATGATATGTATCAGATCGCTGCGGCGCAGAACCGTGGTGTGACAGCCTTGATGGAGCGTGCACTGGCACCTTTCGTTGAAGAATGGAAAGCACGGCAGGCCGAAGAAGACGACGGCTTTGTCGATATCGAAAGCCTGGATTCCGCTGATGCCATCGAAAAGGCGAACCTGACAGAAGAAGATGCGGAAGCTGCCTATAAGCGACTGCAGGAACAACCGATCAAGCTGGCGATTATCGGTCGTCCGAATGTGGGTAAATCGACCCTGACGAACCGGATCCTTGGTGAAGAGCGTGTTGTTGTTTACGATATGCCCGGTACCACGCGTGATTCGATTTACATTCCGATGGAACGTGACGGTCAGGAGTACGTGCTGATTGATACCGCAGGTGTCCGTCGCCGTAAGAACATGAACGAAGCGGTCGAGAAATTCTCAGTGATTCAGACGCTGAAAGCCGTTGAAGATGCCAACGTGGTGCTGCTGATCATTGATGCCCGTGAAAATATTTCGGATCAGGATTTGAGCCTGCTGGGTTTTGCGCTCAATTCCGGTCGTTCACTGGTCATTGCGGTCAACAAGTGGGACGGCCTGGATAACGAAGTCAAAGAGCGGGTGAAATCTGAGCTTGATCGCCGCCTTGGCTTTGTCGATTTTGCTCGAATCCACTTTATTTCTGCCCTGCACGGCACAGGGGTGGGCCATTTGTACGAATCAGTGAAGGAAGCGTACCAGTCTGCGACGAAGCGAATCAGTACCTCTCTGCTGACCCGTATTATGCAAATGGCACAGGATGACCACCAGCCGCCGATGATCCGCGGCCGTCGGGTGAAACTGAAATATGCACACGCAGGGGGCTATAACCCGCCAATCGTTGTGGTGCATGGCAATCAGGTGAACGACTTGCCGGGTTCTTATAAGCGTTATCTGATGAATTACTTCCGTAAGACATTGGATCTGATGGGAACACCGATCCGGATTCACTTCCATAACAGTGATAACCCATTTGGTAATGAGAAACGTCAGAAATTGACTGTGTCTCAGGAGCGGCAGCGTAAGCGCCTGACTAATGCCTTGAAGAACAGGGACCGCAACCAGTAA
- a CDS encoding zinc ribbon domain-containing protein: protein MSQPLCPECRLNLVWQYQGYFCPHCERRAVKQATCRDCGHPLESLNACGATSYFCAHCNELKSKSQAVISFTLADKTAK from the coding sequence ATGTCTCAACCACTTTGTCCGGAATGCCGGTTAAATCTTGTCTGGCAGTATCAAGGGTACTTTTGTCCTCACTGTGAACGCCGGGCGGTAAAGCAGGCCACTTGTCGCGATTGCGGACACCCCTTGGAAAGCCTGAATGCTTGCGGCGCTACCAGCTATTTCTGCGCGCACTGCAATGAGCTCAAGTCAAAATCGCAAGCGGTGATCTCTTTTACTCTGGCAGATAAAACCGCGAAATGA